Proteins from a genomic interval of Anatilimnocola floriformis:
- a CDS encoding Imm1 family immunity protein translates to MPNAVLEFEICGTHHREKIETVDALVQRIEQLAADGVKNGKLSAFSASIFHEGEGWLIVGVGKTEWLLCHSTLDHEVITSVGDRTATGFEAFYIGDYSEMSRKYLVSRDLAVKAITLWIETAKLSPEIEWTDEIFWE, encoded by the coding sequence ATGCCAAATGCCGTTCTTGAATTTGAGATATGCGGCACGCATCATCGCGAAAAGATCGAGACTGTTGATGCGCTGGTGCAGCGTATTGAGCAGCTGGCAGCGGATGGAGTGAAAAACGGCAAGCTGTCGGCCTTCTCGGCGAGCATTTTCCACGAAGGTGAAGGCTGGCTGATCGTGGGGGTCGGCAAAACGGAATGGCTGCTGTGCCATAGTACGCTCGATCACGAAGTGATCACGTCGGTTGGTGATCGCACGGCAACTGGATTCGAGGCTTTTTACATCGGTGACTACAGCGAGATGTCGCGAAAGTATTTGGTATCTCGCGATCTGGCCGTGAAGGCGATCACACTGTGGATTGAAACAGCAAAGCTGAGTCCAGAGATCGAATGGACTGATGAAATATTTTGGGAATAG
- a CDS encoding tetratricopeptide repeat protein, translating to MVASKLSHWLALALCTSLPCVLGCGLAARGQNVSGVQAYQQGNYALAMHRFQSAQQSDPRNADGYYNQAALLHKNGLQTRNSVELSQAESLYNTALLYEPNHVDAHRGLAVLLTETGRIDSANTLLRNWAATSPNNADARVELARLSEEIGDQRNAETYLLDALRIDGGNWRAHAALGRQRELQGRYAEAIQNYQRAATINPTQPQLAVKIQELSTRMATNALPSTPSPTNVGTVGTLPNTGSTGFNWSNPPAPNTILANPAAAIGARTPVVPNPNVRY from the coding sequence ATGGTTGCTTCCAAACTATCACACTGGTTGGCCTTGGCCCTGTGCACGTCGTTGCCGTGCGTGTTGGGCTGCGGACTCGCGGCGCGCGGGCAGAATGTCTCCGGCGTGCAGGCCTATCAGCAGGGAAATTACGCCCTGGCGATGCATCGCTTTCAATCCGCTCAGCAATCCGATCCGCGCAACGCCGACGGCTATTACAACCAAGCCGCGCTGCTGCACAAAAATGGTTTGCAAACGCGCAACTCCGTCGAGCTCTCGCAGGCCGAATCGCTCTACAACACCGCGCTGCTCTACGAACCGAATCACGTCGATGCTCACCGCGGCCTGGCCGTGCTGCTCACTGAAACGGGCCGGATCGATTCGGCCAATACACTGCTGCGAAACTGGGCAGCCACTAGTCCGAACAACGCCGATGCTCGCGTGGAACTCGCGCGGCTGAGCGAAGAAATCGGCGATCAGCGCAATGCCGAGACCTACCTGCTCGATGCCCTGCGGATCGACGGCGGCAACTGGCGGGCCCATGCAGCCCTCGGCCGGCAACGCGAACTGCAGGGCCGCTATGCCGAAGCGATTCAAAACTATCAGCGAGCGGCGACCATCAACCCGACGCAGCCGCAGCTCGCTGTGAAGATCCAAGAGCTGTCGACGCGCATGGCAACCAATGCCCTGCCAAGCACGCCCTCGCCAACGAACGTGGGAACCGTGGGAACTCTGCCGAACACCGGCAGCACGGGTTTTAATTGGAGCAATCCACCTGCTCCGAACACGATTCTCGCCAACCCTGCTGCCGCTATCGGAGCGCGGACGCCGGTGGTGCCGAATCCGAATGTTCGGTATTAA
- a CDS encoding ABC transporter ATP-binding protein gives MTTAAPPPKPAAPLLEVRNLATYFHTETGLVRAVDNVNLSLDEGKTLGIVGESGSGKSVTSYSIMRLLAGAGKIQPGSKISFLGRDLVGLPEREMRQLRGKDLSMIFQEPMTSLNPVFTVGAQVMEAIRLHNDVTKAEARQRTIELFREVGMPDPEKRVDSYPHQMSGGQKQRVMIAMALSCNPKLLIADEPTTALDVTIQAQILDILRRLRDERGMSVLFITHDLGVIAEIADDVAVMLQGKVVEYGKVLDIFSNPQHPYTKGLLACKPRLNTPYKILPTVADFMETSGEGDTFKVTAKTITPERLQQLTTQGRGRLLHPRSELQAIGHPWEESQHAPDTKAVLEGEQPLLSVKDLKVHFPVRKGVLLRVVDHVRAVDGISFNIYRGQTLGLVGESGCGKTTAGRAILRLIEPDAGQVTYAGVDLKKLSSGEMRQMRRKMQIIFQDPYGSMNPRLTIEAAITEPMVIQKIGSGSKDRRDRAVALLEEVGLKPEHLGRYPHEFSGGQRQRICIARCLAVEPEFIVCDESVSALDVSVQAQVLNLLKRLQEKRGLTYIFISHDLSVVKFMADMMAVMQPVEIDGKIGGRIVEFGPSENIYANPKEKYTRKLIDATPNDALDNIRARQAAREAALVKRSK, from the coding sequence ATGACCACTGCTGCCCCACCTCCGAAACCTGCCGCGCCGTTGCTCGAAGTGCGCAATCTGGCGACGTATTTTCATACTGAGACGGGTCTGGTGCGCGCGGTTGATAATGTCAATTTGAGCCTGGACGAAGGAAAAACGCTGGGTATTGTCGGTGAGTCGGGATCGGGCAAGAGCGTCACTTCGTATTCGATCATGCGGTTGTTGGCCGGGGCGGGAAAGATTCAGCCGGGGAGCAAGATTTCGTTTCTCGGTCGTGACCTGGTGGGTTTGCCGGAGCGCGAGATGCGGCAGCTGCGCGGCAAAGATCTCAGCATGATCTTTCAAGAGCCGATGACGTCGCTCAATCCGGTCTTCACAGTTGGCGCGCAGGTGATGGAAGCGATTCGCCTGCACAACGATGTGACAAAGGCCGAGGCTCGCCAGCGGACGATCGAACTGTTTCGCGAAGTCGGTATGCCCGATCCGGAGAAGCGGGTTGACTCTTATCCGCATCAAATGTCGGGCGGCCAGAAGCAGCGCGTGATGATCGCGATGGCCCTGTCGTGCAATCCGAAGTTGCTGATCGCCGATGAGCCGACGACGGCGCTCGATGTGACCATTCAGGCGCAGATTCTCGACATTCTTCGCCGGCTGCGCGACGAGCGGGGCATGAGCGTGCTGTTCATCACGCATGATCTCGGTGTGATCGCCGAAATTGCCGATGACGTCGCGGTCATGTTGCAAGGCAAAGTCGTCGAGTACGGCAAGGTGCTCGATATTTTTTCGAACCCGCAGCATCCCTACACCAAAGGTCTGCTCGCCTGCAAACCGCGGCTTAATACGCCCTACAAAATTCTGCCGACGGTCGCCGATTTTATGGAGACGAGTGGCGAGGGTGATACGTTCAAAGTGACCGCCAAAACGATCACTCCCGAGCGATTGCAGCAACTCACCACGCAAGGCCGCGGCCGGCTGCTCCATCCACGCTCGGAACTGCAAGCCATCGGTCATCCGTGGGAAGAGAGTCAGCACGCGCCCGATACGAAGGCAGTACTCGAAGGAGAGCAGCCGCTGCTGAGCGTGAAGGATCTCAAGGTGCACTTCCCGGTGCGGAAGGGCGTGCTGCTTCGCGTTGTCGATCATGTGCGGGCCGTCGATGGGATCAGCTTCAATATTTATCGCGGGCAAACGCTGGGGCTCGTTGGTGAATCAGGCTGCGGCAAAACAACCGCGGGGCGGGCGATTCTGCGGCTGATCGAACCCGATGCCGGCCAGGTGACGTATGCGGGCGTCGATCTCAAGAAACTGAGCAGCGGCGAGATGCGGCAGATGCGCCGCAAGATGCAGATCATTTTTCAGGACCCCTACGGCAGCATGAATCCGCGCCTCACCATCGAAGCCGCCATCACCGAGCCGATGGTCATTCAAAAGATCGGCAGCGGTTCGAAGGACCGGCGCGACCGGGCTGTGGCGCTGCTCGAGGAAGTCGGTCTCAAACCCGAGCACCTCGGCCGTTATCCGCACGAGTTCTCCGGCGGTCAGCGGCAACGCATCTGCATCGCCCGCTGCCTGGCCGTCGAGCCGGAGTTTATCGTCTGCGACGAATCGGTCTCGGCGCTTGATGTTTCCGTGCAGGCGCAAGTGTTGAACTTGCTCAAGCGGTTGCAAGAGAAACGCGGCTTGACCTACATCTTCATCAGCCACGACCTGAGCGTCGTGAAATTCATGGCCGACATGATGGCCGTGATGCAGCCCGTCGAAATCGACGGCAAGATCGGCGGCCGGATCGTGGAGTTCGGCCCTTCGGAAAATATCTATGCGAATCCGAAGGAAAAGTACACTCGCAAGTTGATCGACGCGACGCCCAACGATGCGCTCGATAATATCCGAGCGCGACAAGCAGCCCGCGAAGCGGCGCTGGTGAAACGATCGAAGTGA
- a CDS encoding PH domain-containing protein produces MNCPACQAAMPADALFCNKCGQRLQDSPGAVPGPAEKMRQARATPDEPETKLWSGGFSPKAMIGYWLLAAVVTIGGVIVGVFATAPTAGAVWLLVGLLSIALWGGLGLYYLYLRYGMSYELTSQRLIHKIGLLSQTTNRIEVIDVDDVSTHQTFIERLLGVGTIKILSSDTSDPMLIIRGIDDAKRIATMIDNVRRDERRRRGMYIETV; encoded by the coding sequence ATGAATTGCCCCGCTTGCCAGGCCGCCATGCCAGCCGATGCCCTCTTTTGCAATAAGTGTGGCCAACGGCTGCAGGACTCGCCGGGCGCGGTTCCAGGGCCTGCTGAAAAAATGCGTCAAGCGCGGGCCACGCCCGATGAACCAGAAACAAAACTGTGGTCCGGCGGATTTTCGCCCAAGGCGATGATCGGTTATTGGCTGCTGGCAGCCGTCGTCACCATCGGCGGCGTGATCGTAGGCGTCTTTGCCACGGCGCCGACCGCCGGCGCGGTGTGGTTGCTCGTCGGTCTGCTATCGATCGCGCTCTGGGGCGGCTTGGGTTTGTATTACCTGTACCTGCGTTACGGCATGAGCTACGAACTGACTAGCCAGCGACTGATTCACAAGATCGGCTTGCTGAGCCAAACCACCAACCGCATCGAAGTGATCGACGTCGACGATGTCTCGACTCATCAGACGTTCATCGAACGCTTGCTGGGCGTCGGCACGATCAAGATTCTTTCGTCCGACACTTCCGACCCGATGCTCATCATCCGCGGCATCGACGACGCCAAACGCATCGCCACGATGATCGACAACGTCCGCCGCGACGAACGCCGCCGCCGCGGCATGTACATCGAAACGGTGTAA
- a CDS encoding ABC transporter permease yields MSSDLKTTPPSPLGGQPTQTPHVAKAPRSRGFAADAWRRFSRRPLAMMALFFIGFLAVVAIFSPAIAGRRPVVCKYKGRLYFPCLYYFNASLENPIFFTDGFEQKFYYNLKNKDPNSWAIWPIAYQDPADPIVDGEFPGIPANPSWSPPTRQNWMGTTGRGVDVFAQMVHGTQIALLVGFVSTGLAAVIGIVLGGIAGYLGGVADMIISRSTEIVMCIPTLILILALMAIVEKPSIWYTMLVIGVTSWPSISRLTRAEFLKLRMAEYVTAARAIGASTPRIIFFHVLPNAMAPILVPISFGIAASILLEAGLSVLGIGAPPETPSWGTILNIGRESKSAWWMIAFPGAAIFLTVLAYNLIGEGLQEATDPRLRESKK; encoded by the coding sequence ATGAGCAGCGACCTGAAAACAACGCCTCCTTCCCCGCTCGGTGGACAGCCGACACAAACGCCGCACGTCGCCAAAGCGCCGCGCTCGCGCGGTTTTGCTGCCGATGCCTGGCGACGCTTCAGCCGGCGGCCGTTGGCGATGATGGCATTGTTCTTTATCGGTTTCCTGGCCGTCGTCGCTATCTTCTCGCCCGCCATTGCTGGCCGGCGACCGGTTGTTTGCAAGTACAAAGGCCGGCTCTATTTTCCCTGCCTCTATTACTTCAATGCCTCGCTCGAAAACCCGATCTTCTTCACCGATGGCTTTGAGCAAAAGTTCTACTACAATCTGAAAAACAAAGATCCCAACAGCTGGGCGATCTGGCCGATCGCTTATCAGGATCCAGCCGATCCCATTGTCGATGGCGAGTTTCCGGGCATTCCGGCAAATCCAAGTTGGTCTCCCCCCACGCGACAAAATTGGATGGGCACTACGGGCCGTGGCGTCGATGTCTTCGCTCAGATGGTGCATGGGACACAGATCGCGCTGCTTGTCGGTTTCGTTTCGACGGGCCTGGCCGCGGTGATCGGCATCGTGCTGGGGGGCATTGCCGGCTATCTCGGCGGCGTGGCCGATATGATCATCAGCCGCTCGACCGAAATCGTGATGTGCATTCCCACGCTCATTCTCATTCTCGCGCTGATGGCCATCGTCGAGAAACCATCGATCTGGTATACGATGCTGGTGATCGGCGTGACGAGTTGGCCGTCGATCTCGCGGTTGACGCGGGCCGAATTCTTGAAGCTGCGAATGGCTGAATACGTAACCGCGGCCCGGGCGATTGGCGCGAGTACACCACGGATCATCTTCTTTCATGTTTTGCCCAACGCGATGGCCCCCATCCTGGTGCCAATTTCGTTCGGCATTGCCGCCTCGATCCTGCTCGAAGCGGGCCTCAGCGTGCTCGGCATCGGCGCCCCGCCCGAAACGCCCAGCTGGGGAACCATTCTGAATATCGGCCGCGAGAGCAAATCGGCGTGGTGGATGATCGCCTTCCCCGGCGCCGCAATATTTCTCACCGTGCTCGCCTACAACCTGATCGGCGAAGGACTGCAGGAAGCGACCGACCCGCGATTGCGAGAATCGAAAAAGTAA
- a CDS encoding HD-GYP domain-containing protein — protein sequence MSSILETPAKTPAVTGQAGLAAMGPAQAELSAQLQTVAVAARKAFGATFSLWDGDTGELLHVSLQQPGSNDPQRGALVRGVVGLEPQFLADEDVVLLLGIPFQLPCGTNVVATAAFAIASLSPDEPLGSLCDLLTVDERRARQWLSRQSLWTPESLLRLASAVQAQLTAEWQSSRLSREVEKLSNSLASTYEEICLLHGVTQNLRISRDEEELATLITNWILDCLPTRGAAIQLLPVAKEGNITYKARTQSTFITAGNCPLDDKRFRQLVEYLRLEAGCAPLVLNTNITGRADWPFPEIRELIIAPMSDGTRLFGWLTVCNHNAGEEFGTVEASLLNSVGAMLGIHSGNRDLYREQAEFLASVVRALTSAIDAKDPYTCGHSDRVARISVRLAKEMGCSTETLHTLYMSGLLHDIGKIGIDDAVLRKPGKLTDAEFEHIKEHPELGYRILADIKQLADVLPAVLHHHEQWDGGGYPFKLNGDQTPQIARIVAVADAFDAMSSDRPYRKGLPFERVDQIFKEGAGKQWDPQVIGAYFSARDDIMTIAQNERANLSLDVLQWS from the coding sequence ATGTCGAGCATTTTGGAAACGCCAGCGAAAACTCCCGCGGTCACCGGCCAAGCCGGTCTCGCCGCGATGGGTCCAGCTCAAGCGGAACTATCGGCGCAATTGCAGACCGTGGCAGTCGCCGCGCGCAAGGCCTTTGGCGCGACCTTCAGCCTATGGGATGGCGACACCGGCGAACTGCTGCACGTCTCGTTGCAACAACCCGGCAGTAACGATCCGCAGCGCGGCGCGCTCGTCCGCGGCGTGGTCGGCCTCGAACCGCAGTTTCTCGCCGACGAAGACGTCGTGCTGCTGTTGGGCATTCCATTTCAATTGCCCTGCGGCACGAACGTCGTCGCTACGGCGGCCTTTGCCATCGCTTCGCTCAGCCCCGATGAACCACTCGGCAGCCTCTGCGATCTGCTCACCGTCGACGAACGCCGCGCCCGCCAATGGCTCAGCCGGCAATCGCTGTGGACTCCCGAATCGCTGCTGCGCTTGGCATCTGCCGTGCAAGCGCAACTCACTGCCGAATGGCAATCGAGCCGCCTGTCGCGCGAAGTCGAAAAACTTTCGAACAGCCTGGCCAGCACTTACGAAGAAATTTGCCTGCTGCACGGTGTGACGCAGAACTTGCGGATCTCGCGCGATGAAGAAGAACTCGCCACGCTGATCACCAATTGGATTCTCGATTGCCTGCCGACCCGCGGCGCCGCGATCCAACTGCTGCCCGTCGCCAAAGAAGGCAACATCACGTACAAGGCTCGCACGCAGTCGACCTTTATCACGGCGGGCAATTGCCCGCTCGACGACAAACGCTTCCGGCAGCTGGTCGAATATCTGCGCCTCGAAGCCGGCTGCGCGCCGCTCGTTTTGAACACCAACATCACCGGCCGGGCCGATTGGCCGTTTCCGGAAATTCGTGAGCTGATCATCGCGCCGATGAGCGATGGCACGCGACTATTCGGCTGGCTGACTGTCTGCAATCACAACGCCGGTGAAGAGTTCGGCACGGTCGAAGCCAGCCTGCTGAACAGCGTCGGCGCGATGCTTGGCATTCACAGCGGCAATCGCGACCTCTATCGCGAGCAAGCCGAGTTCCTCGCCAGCGTGGTGCGCGCCCTCACCTCGGCCATCGATGCGAAAGACCCTTACACCTGCGGTCACAGCGATCGCGTGGCCCGCATTTCAGTGCGTCTCGCCAAGGAAATGGGCTGCTCGACCGAAACGCTCCACACGCTCTACATGTCGGGCCTGCTCCACGACATCGGCAAGATCGGCATCGACGACGCCGTGCTTCGCAAGCCGGGCAAGCTGACCGACGCCGAGTTCGAGCACATCAAAGAACATCCCGAGCTGGGCTATCGAATTCTCGCCGACATCAAGCAGCTCGCCGATGTCCTCCCCGCCGTGCTTCATCACCACGAACAATGGGACGGCGGCGGCTACCCCTTCAAACTCAACGGCGACCAAACGCCGCAGATCGCCCGCATCGTCGCCGTCGCCGACGCCTTCGATGCCATGAGCAGCGACCGGCCCTACCGCAAAGGCTTGCCCTTCGAACGCGTCGATCAAATCTTCAAAGAAGGCGCCGGCAAGCAATGGGACCCGCAAGTCATCGGCGCGTACTTCAGCGCCCGCGACGACATCATGACCATCGCGCAAAACGAACGAGCCAATCTGTCGCTCGACGTGCTGCAGTGGTCGTAG
- a CDS encoding DUF2726 domain-containing protein yields MQELLIHNWPLLLFAVTGVVLVILALASLRDGPLPYERRGVLLSPAEVSFLRTLHAAVREDWLVFSMVRLADIIKVRQKTRKTSFWHGRIQNKHLDFVLCDAETLEVKLAIELEDETPSRPDSNQRDKFLNTALHAAGLPLMRVKPEAKYETAAVRKDIEDALGIQRKKKR; encoded by the coding sequence ATGCAAGAGCTGCTGATCCATAACTGGCCGCTGCTTCTCTTCGCCGTCACTGGCGTGGTGCTGGTGATCTTGGCGCTCGCATCGCTCCGCGATGGCCCGCTGCCGTATGAACGCCGCGGCGTGTTGCTCTCGCCAGCCGAAGTCTCTTTTCTGCGCACGCTGCACGCTGCCGTGCGCGAGGATTGGTTGGTCTTCTCGATGGTCCGGCTGGCCGACATCATCAAGGTGCGGCAGAAGACGCGCAAGACCAGCTTCTGGCACGGCCGCATCCAGAATAAGCATCTCGACTTTGTGCTCTGCGATGCGGAAACGTTGGAAGTGAAACTGGCCATCGAACTCGAGGACGAAACGCCCAGCCGTCCCGACAGCAACCAGCGCGACAAGTTTCTGAACACGGCGCTCCACGCCGCCGGCCTGCCGCTGATGCGTGTCAAACCCGAAGCCAAGTACGAAACGGCGGCGGTACGCAAAGATATCGAAGACGCGCTGGGGATTCAGCGGAAGAAGAAGCGGTAA
- a CDS encoding YfcE family phosphodiesterase, translating into MRFALGSQCCLSATCGGGLLLRIRRLLHSKWEHWTQQAQEQKMRIGVVSDTHGHVLNALAAARMLESLDVEAVLHCGDIGSPEVPPIFSKWPAHYVLGNVDHYDDELLAVAVGNTGASFHGRFADLKLGGRRIALLHSDDGQKFHQVTTSDEYDLVCYGHTHVAEQHREGKTLVLNPGALYRAKVHQIAIVDLAKMEATHVSI; encoded by the coding sequence GTGCGTTTCGCTTTAGGCAGCCAATGTTGCCTTTCTGCCACGTGCGGCGGCGGTTTGTTGCTGCGAATCCGCAGACTGCTACACTCGAAGTGGGAACATTGGACGCAGCAGGCTCAGGAACAGAAGATGCGGATCGGCGTTGTCAGCGATACTCACGGCCATGTGCTCAATGCGCTGGCGGCGGCCCGGATGCTGGAATCTCTCGACGTCGAAGCCGTGCTCCACTGCGGCGACATCGGCTCGCCAGAGGTGCCGCCGATTTTTTCAAAGTGGCCGGCGCATTACGTCCTCGGCAACGTCGATCATTACGATGACGAACTCTTGGCCGTCGCGGTCGGCAACACTGGCGCGTCGTTTCACGGCCGTTTTGCCGATCTGAAATTAGGCGGCCGGCGGATCGCGCTATTGCACAGCGATGACGGACAAAAGTTTCATCAGGTGACAACCAGCGACGAGTACGATCTCGTTTGCTACGGTCATACGCATGTGGCGGAACAGCATCGCGAAGGGAAGACGCTGGTGCTGAATCCCGGCGCGCTCTATCGAGCGAAGGTCCATCAGATTGCGATTGTCGATCTGGCCAAGATGGAAGCGACGCATGTCTCGATTTAG
- a CDS encoding ABC transporter permease, whose translation MTNYLIRRLGFAAITVLFITFFVYFLIRIMPGDPTQNEAAAMNPDKPISKEDYARMRRSFGLDKPWYIAYFRWGGNLVRGNLGSSFFYKRPVRGVIAEHIGPTLLLSIPSILIAYVVSIPIGLYSTAYSGTLQERAISVFLYFLYSLPSYVTALMLLVYFYLKLQGTIFSLPSSQMTSDNFENLPMFSRLWDIWTHLILPLTCMTYGSLAYDSRFTKANMEEVMRQDYIRTARAKGVHPFWIIVNHGFRNTLIPFVTLLGLSLPGLLSGAVILETIFNWPGMGNLFYSAIGHRDYPLIMGLVLMFTILTLAGQLLADIAYAFVDPRITYK comes from the coding sequence ACCTCATTCGCCGCTTAGGATTTGCCGCGATCACGGTGCTGTTCATCACGTTCTTCGTCTACTTCCTCATCCGGATCATGCCGGGCGATCCGACGCAGAACGAAGCGGCGGCGATGAACCCCGACAAGCCGATCAGCAAGGAAGACTACGCTCGCATGCGGCGATCGTTCGGGCTCGATAAGCCCTGGTACATCGCTTATTTCCGCTGGGGAGGCAATCTGGTTCGCGGCAATCTGGGCTCGTCGTTTTTTTACAAGCGACCGGTCCGCGGCGTGATTGCCGAACACATCGGTCCCACGCTGCTCCTTTCCATCCCCTCGATTCTCATCGCCTACGTCGTCTCGATTCCCATCGGTTTGTATTCGACGGCTTACAGCGGCACGCTGCAGGAACGCGCGATCAGTGTGTTTCTCTACTTCTTATATTCGCTGCCGTCGTACGTGACTGCGCTCATGCTGCTCGTCTATTTTTACTTAAAGCTGCAAGGGACCATCTTTTCGCTCCCCTCGTCGCAAATGACCAGCGACAACTTCGAAAATCTGCCGATGTTCTCGCGCTTGTGGGACATCTGGACGCATTTGATCCTGCCCCTCACTTGCATGACGTACGGCAGCCTGGCCTACGACAGTCGCTTCACCAAAGCGAACATGGAAGAAGTCATGCGACAGGACTACATTCGCACCGCGCGGGCCAAGGGCGTGCATCCGTTCTGGATCATCGTCAATCACGGCTTTCGCAATACGCTCATTCCCTTCGTAACGCTGCTGGGCCTGTCGCTCCCTGGATTGCTGAGCGGAGCGGTCATCCTGGAAACAATTTTCAATTGGCCAGGCATGGGCAACCTGTTTTACAGCGCGATCGGCCACCGCGATTATCCACTCATCATGGGTCTGGTGTTGATGTTCACCATCCTGACGCTGGCCGGGCAACTGCTGGCCGACATCGCCTATGCCTTTGTCGATCCGCGGATCACTTACAAATAA
- a CDS encoding cytochrome-c peroxidase, whose translation MSRFRPMLIGVLILAAALSFANAAEKELPPMKLGVVRREPVAAIFWNDKLAVIACAKSGTLIFWNIERGEIEQEFQVGRGLRGVARFDDEQLLAIDDKSHELILLKYVDRKLTELARAAVPAYPVSVIAWEDFNVGPTAAVASLWSRQVSYWSRAGRRELSQRGIVELSFEPRQLIPYLTDDSPIALAAFGGRSAVVQSPLKRAAALGNAEFSSIAFRRRLYGTRQNLDQKLPLTFDYVSQGSIMQNELLVGLRQIPLAREDSCGITHNDQNADPAGIAFVNDGILVCLAGADQVWYRSSLDDEHPQRIPVGKRPRTIISNDKLAFVLGELDDTISLIEFKDPERPTVTTKLLDPALENRELSPAERGERLFFSAKMSAGGMMTCNTCHPDGHTNGLLADTLGDNTHGTPKRVLTLRGTRLTDLWSWNGEMKTLQDNVHKSLRETMHAPEIKPADVDDIVSFLHTLPPVPPLKPVALDAADRASVARGEKVFAREGCVNCHVPPLTFTSHGVFDVGLADEKKLKKFNPPSLRGVGRLKKLFHDNRADSLRDVFVNFGHQLNGPLSEADLTDLIRYLESL comes from the coding sequence ATGTCTCGATTTAGACCAATGTTGATTGGCGTGCTGATTCTCGCGGCTGCGTTGTCGTTTGCGAATGCGGCGGAGAAGGAGTTGCCGCCGATGAAACTCGGCGTCGTTCGTCGCGAACCCGTCGCTGCCATTTTCTGGAACGACAAGCTCGCCGTCATCGCTTGCGCTAAAAGTGGCACGCTGATTTTTTGGAACATCGAACGCGGCGAGATCGAGCAGGAGTTTCAAGTCGGTAGGGGACTTCGTGGTGTGGCACGCTTTGATGACGAGCAGTTGTTGGCCATTGATGACAAGTCGCACGAACTGATTCTTTTGAAGTATGTGGATCGCAAGCTAACCGAACTCGCTCGCGCGGCAGTGCCGGCGTATCCAGTCAGTGTGATTGCCTGGGAAGACTTTAACGTCGGGCCGACGGCTGCGGTTGCCTCGCTTTGGTCTCGGCAGGTCAGTTACTGGTCTCGCGCTGGGCGTCGCGAATTAAGTCAGCGCGGCATCGTCGAGCTTTCCTTTGAACCCCGCCAGCTGATCCCATATCTGACTGACGATAGTCCGATTGCCCTGGCGGCATTCGGTGGTCGATCCGCCGTGGTCCAATCACCACTGAAGCGCGCAGCGGCGCTTGGAAATGCGGAGTTTTCCTCGATCGCGTTTCGCCGCAGGCTCTATGGGACACGTCAGAACCTCGATCAGAAGCTTCCTTTGACTTTTGACTATGTCAGCCAAGGGAGCATTATGCAAAATGAACTGTTGGTTGGTCTTCGGCAAATTCCTCTCGCACGAGAAGATTCTTGCGGCATCACCCACAACGATCAAAACGCCGATCCAGCCGGTATTGCGTTCGTCAACGATGGCATTCTGGTGTGTCTCGCCGGTGCTGATCAGGTTTGGTATCGTAGTTCGCTCGACGACGAACATCCGCAGCGCATCCCCGTCGGCAAACGACCGCGGACGATTATCAGCAATGACAAGCTCGCGTTTGTGCTTGGTGAACTCGATGACACGATTTCGCTGATTGAATTTAAAGATCCAGAGCGGCCCACGGTCACGACGAAGTTACTCGACCCAGCGCTCGAGAACCGCGAGCTTTCTCCCGCCGAGCGCGGCGAGCGGTTGTTCTTCTCGGCCAAGATGTCAGCCGGCGGCATGATGACGTGCAATACGTGTCATCCCGATGGTCACACCAATGGCTTGCTCGCCGATACGCTCGGCGATAACACGCACGGCACGCCGAAGCGGGTGCTCACGCTGCGGGGCACGCGGCTGACGGATTTGTGGTCGTGGAATGGCGAGATGAAGACGCTGCAGGACAACGTGCACAAGTCGCTGCGTGAGACGATGCACGCGCCGGAGATCAAGCCTGCCGATGTCGACGACATCGTGTCGTTCTTGCACACCCTGCCGCCGGTGCCGCCGCTCAAACCGGTTGCCCTGGATGCTGCCGATCGGGCCAGCGTGGCGCGGGGCGAAAAAGTTTTTGCTCGCGAAGGCTGCGTGAATTGCCACGTGCCGCCGCTGACGTTTACGTCGCACGGCGTGTTCGACGTCGGTCTGGCCGATGAAAAAAAGTTGAAGAAATTCAACCCGCCGAGCCTCCGCGGTGTGGGGCGGCTAAAGAAGCTATTTCACGATAATCGGGCCGATTCGCTCCGCGATGTGTTCGTGAACTTCGGCCATCAGTTGAATGGGCCGCTGTCGGAAGCAGACCTGACGGATCTGATTCGGTACTTGGAGAGCTTGTAG